From a single Stomoxys calcitrans chromosome 4, idStoCalc2.1, whole genome shotgun sequence genomic region:
- the LOC106085025 gene encoding uncharacterized protein LOC106085025 — MNQTLNHTLFTADPPRFDKIPQDGDIDFFVADSLRYLIQHVLRNIANSFVVTISTTFPRPELWFHDVMAMLFATWGFMAVQIVVHDRKYMDVEVPGRRFCNMIMVDSYDNLRRTNISKHNSLFDSEEYYIIFLQIRDTWMPLERELILQHCLDNYWLHCNLMTQNRHKEVLVHTYFPFQENNCYNTEPVLINKFDGERYVNDVMFPDKLRNLHGCPLKLSTWEVPPFIIYQPNATETLSGLEMYILQSLRKDLNFTMIAETVANGINLDTNRVEAFELLNDRKTNITAGFFRRTAERDAIASPTYVTFNLPVVAVILRRQNEYQSLEVLTFPFDTTSWLLLILSSLILMAINKIKRRPRRSYVNSWQIVEALLGMPSHEMPERLSLRATLMIWTLSTLILRSVYQSLLFYLYRTRFYREPPNSLSELAESGYRAVCTIRSEPVLDFIPQFMDKSLHLTVLNTTNEMEPLLYLETHPEENIVAISVADTVYYYVQKMLSLDNVFLILDFRINDQQVSYYVPKHSYLIDRFNKYILTFHQTGFLEYWRKMSLESYRVLSGSDGTEYENELLIDMKQFMGFMSILLFMHSVALIVFILEMLSKRYAFLRKFL, encoded by the exons ATGAATCAAACACTGAATCATACACTGTTCACAGCAGATCCGCCGCGCTTTGATAAAATTCCTCAAGATGGGGACATTGATTTTTTTGTAGCCGACTCCTTGAGGTATCTGATACAACATGTGTTAAGAAATATTGCCAACTCGTTTGTGGTGACCATATCCACAACGTTTCCAAGACCTGAATTGTGGTTTCACGATGTCATGGCTATGCTCTTTGCCACTTGGGGCTTTATGGCCGTTCAAATTGTGGTGCACGATAGGAAGTATATGGATGTCGAAGTCCCAGGAAGACGTTTCTGCAACATGATCATGGTGGATTCCTATGACAATCTGCGACGCACCAACATCTCCAAACACAATAGCCTATTCGATAGTGAGGAATATTACATTATATTCCTACAAATCCGTGACACTTGGATGCCACTGGAGAGAGAGCTGATTTTACAGCATTGCCTCGATAACTATTGGCTGCATTGCAATCTCATGACTCAGAATAGACACAAGGAAGTTTTGGTGCATACCTACTTTCCGTTCCAGGAAAACAATTGCTACAATACCGAACCGGTGTTGATTAATAAATTCGATGGCGAACGCTATGTGAATGATGTAATGTTTCCAGATAAACTAAGAAATCTACATGGCTGTCCTTTGAAGTTGAGCACCTGGGAAGTTCCTCCGTTTATCATCTATCAACCGAATGCCACGGAAACTTTGAGTGGCTTGGAGATGTACATTTTGCAATCGCTGCGAAAGGATTTGAATTTTACTATGATTGCGGAAACAGTAGCAAATGGTATCAATTTGGATACGAATCGTGTGGAGGCTTTCGAATTG CTCAACGATCGTAAGACCAACATTACTGCTGGCTTCTTTCGACGCACTGCCGAAAGAGATGCCATAGCCAGCCCCACCTATGTGACCTTCAATCTACCAGTGGTTGCTGTTATACTGCGCCGCCAAAACGAATATCAATCACTGGAAGTTTTAACGTTCCCCTTCGACACCACCAGTTGGCTATTGTTGATACTGAGTTCCCTTATACTCATGGCCATTAATAAGATTAAGCGACGACCCCGTCGTTCTTATGTCAACAGTTGGCAAATTGTGGAAGCCCTACTGGGAATGCCATCACATGAAATGCCCGAACGATTATCTCTACGAGCTACTCTGATGATTTGGACATTGTCAACTTTGATACTTCGTTCTGTGTATCAGTCTCTGCTGTTCTATCTCTACCGCACACGCTTCTATCGTGAACCCCCAAATTCATTGTCGGAGTTGGCTGAGTCTGGCTACAGGGCTGTGTGCACCATACGATCTGAGCCAGTTCTGGATTTTATTCCCCAATTTATGGACAAATCTTTGCACCTGACCGTGCTCAACACCACCAATGAAATGGAGCCTTTGCTGTATTTGGAAACACATCCTGAGGAAAATATTGTGGCCATATCGGTGGCCGACACTGTCTACTATTATGTGCAGAAGATGTTAAGCTTGGACAATGTATTTCTCATACTCGATTTTAGAATCAACGATCAGCAGGTTAGCTACTATGTACCGAAGCATTCCTATCTCATCGATAGGTTCAACAAATACATACTGACCTTTCATCAGACGGGTTTTTTGGAATATTGGCGAAAAATGTCGCTGGAGTCATATCGCGTTTTGAGTGGTTCTGATGGTACCGAATATGAAAATGAGTTGCTTATCGATATGAAACAATTTATGGGTTTCATGTCAATTCTTTTGTTTATGCATTCGGTGGCCTTAATCGTATTCATCCTGGAAATGCTATCGAAGAGATATGCTTTTTTGCGgaagtttttataa
- the LOC106085035 gene encoding 26S proteasome regulatory subunit 10B produces the protein MTTGTVPADGVREKALFEYRKKLLEHKEVESRLKEKREEIKELTKQYDKSENDLKALQSVGQIVGEVLKQLTEDKFIVKATNGPRYVVGCRRQLDKTKLKSGTRVALDMTTLTIMRYLPREVDPLVYNMSHEDPGDVKYSAIGGLSEQIRELREVIELPLLNPELFLRVGITPPKGCLLYGPPGTGKTLLARAVASQLDANFLKVVSSAIVDKYIGESARLIREMFNYARDHQPCIIFMDEIDAIGGRRFSEGTSADREIQRTLMELLNQMDGFDALGQVKIIMATNRPDTLDPALLRPGRLDRKIEIPLPNEQARMEIMKIHAQKIAKHGEIDYEAIVKLSDNFNGADLRNVCTEAGLFAIRAEREYVIQEDFMKAVRKVSDNKKLESKLDYKPV, from the exons ATGACGACAGGTACAGTTCCTGCTGACGGAGTACGCGAAAAGGCTCTCTTTGAATATCGCAAAAAATTATTGGAACACAAAGAAGTAGAATCCAGACTGAAAGAGA aaagaGAAGAAATCAAAGAGCTTACGAAGCAGTATGACAAATCAGAGAATGATTTAAAGGCTTTACAAAGTGTGGGTCAAATAGTGGGCGAGGTATTGAAGCAGCTAACAGAAGATAAAT TTATTGTCAAAGCCACCAATGGCCCCCGCTATGTGGTTGGCTGCCGCCGTCAGTTGGACAAGACCAAATTGAAGTCAGGCACTCGTGTAGCCTTGGACATGACCACTTTGACCATTATGCGTTATTTGCCCCGTGAGGTAGATCCTTTGGTCTACAATATGTCCCATGAAGATCCTGGAGATGTTAAATACTCTGCCATTGGTGGTCTTTCGGAACAAATTCGCGAATTGCGTGAAGTTATTGAACTGCCTTTGTTGAATCCCGAACTTTTCCTTCGTGTTggcataacaccacccaaaggtTGCTTGCTGTATGGACCACCTGGTACGGGTAAAACATTGTTGGCTCGTGCTGTGGCCTCACAACTTGATGCCAACTTCCTAAAAGTTGTCTCCTCTGCCATTGTGGATAAATATATTGGTGAATCTGCACGCTTGATACGCGAAATGTTCAACTATGCCCGTGATCATCAACCCTGCATTATATTTATGGATGAAATTGATGCCATTGGTGGCAGACGTTTCTCAGAGGGTACTTCAGCCGATCGTGAAATTCAACGTACACTCATGGAATTGTTGAATCAAATGGATGGTTTCGATGCTTTGGGTCAAGTGAAAATTATCATGGCCACAAATCGTCCAGATACATTAGATCCTGCGTTGTTGCGTCCCGGACGTCTAGATCGTAAAATTGAAATCCCACTGCCCAATGAGCAAGCTCG TATGGAAATCATGAAAATCCATGCCCAAAAGATAGCCAAGCATGGAGAAATTGATTATGAAGCCATTGTTAAGCTATCAGATAATTTCAATGGCGCAGATTTGCGCAATGTATGCACTGAAGCTGGTCTTTTTGCCATAAG GGCCGAACGTGAATATGTCATCCAAGAAGATTTTATGAAGGCCGTCCGCAAGGTTTCGGAcaataaaaaattggaaagCAAATTAGATTATAAAcctgtttaa
- the LOC106085036 gene encoding tRNA (guanine-N(7)-)-methyltransferase non-catalytic subunit wuho, giving the protein MTTIFYVDPELVIALNKKVIFVNPNDLQIFKEILLPEDLTKCGLTEGAGEDQDQDDEKTKQNKTKEMPTIQHVKMSPNRQLLALTTAGQKAVLLYTLRPEHAKLVSVRGLARASSALTFSKDSKRLLVSDKTGDCYEYSCEDYVAAPKLLLGHLSIVYDILWSPAEKYIITCDRDDKIRVTNYPQTVDIHTYCLGHKEFVAAMELLNENVLMSISGDKTLKLWDFEKGEELRSINLPAPGIKMTVKTKAPGKYEVSVLLHQPNECVVQYEISHDQEGVWSFSSGDVLSFPDVICCGLTYAEERLYVVGVVDDHLTLRLTANSPAAPENWLNMVEEQFKELTWTPEDISSWFKKKFDNVSEYLERKKRRIEEKQK; this is encoded by the coding sequence ATGACGACTATTTTCTATGTGGATCCAGAATTAGTCATTGCCCTAAATAAGAAAGTAATCTTTGTAAATCCTAatgatttgcaaatttttaaggaaattctTCTGCCCGAGGACTTGACGAAATGCGGTTTAACAGAAGGCGCTGGCGAGGATCAAGATCAGGATGACGAGAAGACCAAGCAAAATAAAACTAAGGAAATGCCCACCATACAACATGTGAAAATGTCACCAAATCGCCAATTACTGGCGTTGACCACAGCTGGTCAAAAAGCAGTACTGCTGTATACCTTGAGACCTGAGCATGCGAAATTAGTAAGTGTGAGAGGTTTGGCAAGGGCTTCCAGTGCTTTAACATTTAGCAAGGATTCCAAACGTTTATTGGTAAGCGATAAAACTGGTGATTGCTATGAATACAGTTGTGAGGACTATGTGGCGGCACCCAAGTTACTTTTGGGCCATTTGAGTATTGTCTATGACATTTTGTGGTCCCCAGCTGAAAAGTACATAATAACTTGTGATAGAGATGATAAAATACGAGTTACCAACTATCCCCAAACTGTTGACATACACACCTACTGTTTGGGTCATAAGGAGTTTGTGGCTGCCATGGAGTTGCTGAATGAAAATGTTCTAATGTCTATATCCGGtgataaaactttaaaattatgGGACTTTGAGAAAGGTGAAGAACTGCGAAGCATAAATTTACCTGCACCGGGTATCAAGATGACGGTTAAAACGAAAGCACCAGGGAAGTACGAAGTATCTGTACTCTTACATCAACCCAACGAATGTGTCGTGCAATATGAGATAAGCCATGATCAGGAAGGTGTATGGAGTTTCTCATCCGGAGATGTACTAAGTTTTCCTGATGTCATCTGTTGTGGCCTCACATATGCCGAAGAACGTCTGTATGTTGTGGGAGTTGTAGATGATCATTTGACCCTAAGGCTTACTGCAAATAGTCCAGCTGCCCCAGAAAATTGGCTGAATATGGTTGAAGAACAGTTTAAAGAATTAACTTGGACACCAGAGGATATTTCTTCATGGTTTAAAAAGAAATTCGATAATGTCAGCGAGTATTTGGAGCGCAAGAAAAGACGCAtcgaagaaaaacaaaagtga
- the LOC106085033 gene encoding UDP-N-acetylglucosamine transferase subunit ALG14 homolog produces the protein MEDIHPVWCILGSGGHTAEMCIILQGLLRQTKDISKYKPMKFLVANTDQTSKDKVQLTMSELEQPATEDDFIYIPRAREVGQSWFTTVFSFLYALLWSFWLVFKEKPRLILCNGPGTCVPFCLAGFVQNLARRSKTKLVYVESFCRVNDISMSGRILLPYLDVMIVQWEPLTKIEYLGCKKIKYFGNIL, from the coding sequence ATGGAGGATATTCATCCAGTGTGGTGCATTCTGGGCTCGGGTGGTCACACAGCTGAAATGTGCATCATTCTGCAGGGACTGCTGCGACAAACCAAAGATATTAGCAAGTACAAaccaatgaaatttttggtaGCCAATACAGACCAAACATCCAAAGACAAAGTTCAGCTAACCATGAGTGAGCTGGAGCAGCCGGCAACAGAGGATGACTTTATTTATATACCAAGAGCGAGAGAAGTTGGCCAGAGTTGGTTTACCACAGTTTTCTCCTTCCTCTACGCCTTGTTGTGGAGTTTTTGGTTGGTGTTCAAGGAGAAGCCCCGTCTCATACTGTGTAATGGACCGGGCACATGTGTACCCTTTTGCTTGGCAGGTTTCGTGCAGAATTTGGCACGTCGATCGAAAACCAAACTCGTGTATGTAGAGAGTTTTTGTCGGGTGAACGATATTTCAATGTCCGGCAGGATATTGCTACCCTATCTGGATGTCATGATTGTTCAGTGGGAACCTCTAACGAAAATAGAATATTTGGGTtgtaagaaaattaaatattttggcaatattttgtaa